The following coding sequences lie in one Saccharopolyspora hordei genomic window:
- a CDS encoding C39 family peptidase, with protein sequence MRRTMVLASVVSAVLLGTPAAEAAPPQAEVAFHEWSSAADFRSGSAEGTEVDGEGVRLGSSLGTVPHPAPDGSTREYDHARWTSPPAPTGFPATELVASWNATTPPGTWVQVEMRGQTVSGAETGWYVLGQWASGDADILRTSVDGQSDEHGSVSVDTFVAAPGAELTGYQLRVTLYRATGTSASPSVSMVGAMASAVPDRFEVPTSGPGGAWGIELPVPRYSQNVHAGHYPQYGGGGEAWCSPTSTQMVVEHWGKRPSDEDLSWIDPDHPDRVVDHAARHTFDHAYDGTGNWPFNAAYAATYGLEARITRLRSLTEAEQYIRAGIPLVTSQSFREDELDGAGYSTDGHLMVVVGFTENGDVIANDPASPDDASVRHVYRRDQFETVWLRTQRYDADGEVAGGPGGIVYVITPPGTPLPTL encoded by the coding sequence ATGCGCAGGACGATGGTGCTGGCGAGTGTGGTGAGCGCGGTGCTGCTGGGCACGCCCGCCGCGGAGGCCGCCCCGCCGCAGGCCGAGGTCGCCTTCCACGAGTGGAGCTCCGCCGCGGACTTCCGGTCCGGTTCCGCCGAGGGGACCGAGGTCGACGGGGAGGGCGTCCGGCTCGGCAGTTCGCTCGGCACCGTCCCGCACCCGGCGCCCGACGGCAGCACCCGGGAGTACGACCACGCCCGCTGGACCTCACCGCCGGCCCCGACCGGCTTCCCCGCCACCGAACTGGTGGCCTCGTGGAACGCCACGACGCCACCGGGCACCTGGGTGCAGGTGGAGATGCGCGGGCAGACCGTCAGCGGTGCCGAGACCGGGTGGTACGTGTTGGGGCAGTGGGCGTCCGGGGACGCCGACATCCTCCGCACCAGCGTCGACGGCCAGTCCGACGAGCACGGGAGCGTGTCGGTGGACACCTTCGTCGCCGCACCCGGTGCGGAGCTGACCGGCTACCAGCTGCGCGTCACCCTCTACCGCGCCACCGGCACGTCCGCGTCGCCCTCGGTGTCGATGGTGGGGGCGATGGCCTCGGCGGTCCCGGACCGGTTCGAGGTGCCCACCTCGGGACCCGGCGGCGCGTGGGGGATCGAGCTCCCGGTGCCGCGCTACTCGCAGAACGTCCACGCTGGACACTACCCGCAGTACGGCGGGGGCGGTGAGGCGTGGTGCAGCCCGACCTCCACGCAGATGGTCGTGGAGCACTGGGGGAAGCGCCCGTCCGACGAGGACCTGTCCTGGATCGACCCGGACCACCCGGACCGGGTCGTGGACCACGCCGCGCGGCACACCTTCGACCACGCCTACGACGGCACCGGGAACTGGCCGTTCAACGCCGCCTACGCCGCCACCTACGGCCTGGAGGCGCGCATCACCCGCCTGCGCTCGTTGACCGAGGCCGAGCAGTACATCCGGGCCGGCATTCCGCTGGTGACCTCGCAGTCGTTCCGCGAGGACGAGCTCGACGGCGCTGGGTACAGCACCGACGGCCACCTCATGGTCGTCGTCGGGTTCACCGAGAACGGTGATGTCATCGCCAACGACCCGGCGTCGCCCGACGACGCATCCGTCCGCCACGTCTACCGGCGCGACCAGTTCGAGACCGTCTGGTTGCGCACCCAGCGCTACGACGCCGACGGCGAGGTGGCCGGCGGTCCCGGCGGCATCGTCTACGTCATCACCCCGCCCGGGACACCGCTGCCCACGCTCTGA
- a CDS encoding phosphatase PAP2 family protein, which yields MLETSRPSRGVRGDAVLVPVLLLALVATCALFVWTPFGQQLDQHLFDRADRGSAALSWATSLLAVVGDPLVLVGLLAAVVAVGALGGRLRPALAGAAAFAATVAGARLLKVLLPRPDLDVAGSTTHNSFPSGHVAAAAGLLVAVLLTLPPRARWWCAVPGAVGVAAVGAATVVAGWHRLSDVVGAVLWAAACGCAASWWSGQPGRRV from the coding sequence ATGCTGGAAACCTCTCGCCCGTCCCGAGGAGTGCGCGGTGACGCGGTGCTGGTGCCGGTCCTGCTGCTCGCCCTCGTCGCGACCTGCGCGCTGTTCGTGTGGACACCGTTCGGCCAACAGCTCGACCAGCACCTCTTCGACCGCGCGGACCGGGGCAGCGCCGCGCTGTCCTGGGCCACGTCGCTGCTGGCCGTGGTCGGCGACCCGCTGGTGCTGGTCGGCCTGCTCGCGGCGGTCGTCGCGGTCGGCGCGCTCGGCGGCCGGCTGCGCCCGGCGCTCGCCGGGGCGGCCGCGTTCGCCGCCACGGTGGCCGGCGCCCGGCTGCTCAAGGTGCTGCTGCCCCGACCCGACCTCGACGTCGCCGGTTCGACGACGCACAACAGCTTCCCCAGTGGGCACGTCGCCGCCGCGGCCGGACTGCTGGTCGCGGTGCTGCTCACGCTGCCGCCCCGCGCGCGGTGGTGGTGCGCCGTGCCGGGCGCGGTGGGCGTGGCCGCCGTCGGAGCGGCCACGGTGGTCGCGGGCTGGCACCGGCTCAGCGACGTCGTGGGTGCGGTGCTGTGGGCGGCCGCCTGCGGCTGCGCGGCGTCGTGGTGGTCGGGGCAGCCCGGGAGGCGGGTGTGA
- a CDS encoding response regulator, with product MPRVLLIEDDPAVRRGLELALTRQGHRVDAVGTGELGLERVRTDRPDVVVLDLMLPGIDGFEVCRRVQAESTVPIIMLTARGDDVDVVAGLEAGADDYVVKPVQARVLEARIRAVLRRAGRNGSESEQHGDLVIDRAGLVVTKRGQRVALTPTELRLLLELSATPGRVHSRQQLLESVWDHGYLGDSRLVDACVQRLRAKIEDDSSAPVYVQTVRGFGYRFGPL from the coding sequence GTGCCGAGGGTGCTGCTGATCGAAGACGACCCAGCGGTGCGGCGAGGTCTCGAACTCGCGCTGACCAGGCAGGGGCACCGGGTGGACGCGGTGGGGACGGGCGAGCTCGGCCTCGAGCGCGTCCGCACCGACCGGCCCGACGTCGTGGTGCTGGACCTGATGCTGCCCGGCATCGACGGGTTCGAGGTGTGCCGCCGGGTCCAGGCCGAGAGCACCGTGCCGATCATCATGCTGACCGCGCGCGGGGACGACGTCGACGTGGTGGCCGGGCTGGAAGCCGGCGCCGACGACTACGTGGTCAAACCGGTGCAGGCCCGGGTGCTGGAGGCGCGGATCCGCGCGGTGCTGCGCCGCGCCGGGCGGAACGGGAGCGAGTCGGAGCAGCACGGTGACCTGGTGATCGACCGGGCGGGTCTGGTGGTCACCAAGCGCGGCCAGCGGGTCGCGCTGACGCCCACCGAGCTGCGGCTGTTGCTGGAGCTGTCGGCCACCCCGGGACGGGTGCACAGCCGCCAGCAGCTGCTGGAATCGGTGTGGGACCACGGCTACCTCGGCGACTCGCGCCTGGTGGACGCCTGCGTGCAGCGCCTGCGCGCCAAGATCGAGGACGACTCGTCGGCACCGGTGTACGTGCAGACGGTGCGCGGGTTCGGGTACCGGTTCGGGCCGCTGTGA
- a CDS encoding ATP-binding protein, producing the protein MIRWWGLRTRLLVAFAMLSVVTAAAVAGADYVQARNLVLQQSQDASVRAMTTRLETLFPLRDPAPGPVELDEIADVVRDRDTAAVAFFGAARSTAHFPVEVVTPELRQEVGRGHLVWQRVRPHGVPLLVIGAPLVTVQPDGSTRPSGIEVYTVRDLLAEQESITELATRSWLIGGAALVLAVVLALVAARGVLRPVHELSAAARRMGRGDLGVRMSVRGNDELAEVARTFNDTAAELERHVAQLRAMKADAQRFVADVSHELRTPLAAVTPVTDMLDEDADRLPDDLGAAARLVSQEIHNLGRLVNDLIEISRFDSGTAALSVDEVDLADVVRATLRTRGWVDVVEADLEAVTAVVDPRRVDVVVANLVGNALRHGAAPVSVRLHGDQDWATVEVRDHGPGLDPDVLPHVFSRFYKADTARTRSEGSGLGLAIARENAALHRDGDRRGDLTADNHPEGGAVFTLRLPRRARGGGGEDA; encoded by the coding sequence GTGATCCGCTGGTGGGGGCTGCGCACCCGGTTGCTGGTCGCCTTCGCGATGCTGAGCGTGGTCACCGCGGCGGCCGTGGCCGGGGCGGACTACGTGCAGGCCCGCAACCTCGTCCTGCAGCAGTCCCAGGACGCCTCGGTGCGGGCGATGACGACCCGGCTGGAAACCCTGTTCCCACTGCGGGACCCGGCGCCCGGACCGGTCGAGCTGGACGAGATCGCCGACGTGGTGCGCGACCGCGACACCGCGGCGGTCGCCTTCTTCGGCGCGGCGCGCTCGACCGCCCACTTCCCGGTGGAGGTCGTCACGCCGGAGCTGCGGCAGGAGGTCGGCCGCGGCCACCTCGTCTGGCAGCGGGTGCGGCCGCACGGGGTGCCGCTGCTGGTCATCGGCGCACCGCTGGTCACCGTGCAGCCGGACGGCTCCACGCGGCCGTCCGGGATCGAGGTCTACACCGTGCGCGACCTGCTCGCCGAGCAGGAGAGCATCACCGAGCTCGCCACGCGGTCCTGGCTCATCGGCGGCGCAGCGCTGGTGCTGGCGGTCGTGCTGGCGCTGGTGGCCGCGCGCGGCGTCCTGCGCCCGGTGCACGAGCTCAGCGCGGCGGCGCGGCGGATGGGCCGTGGTGACCTGGGAGTCCGGATGTCGGTGCGCGGCAACGACGAGCTGGCCGAGGTGGCGCGGACCTTCAACGACACGGCGGCGGAGCTGGAACGGCACGTGGCGCAGCTGCGCGCGATGAAGGCCGACGCCCAGCGGTTCGTGGCCGACGTGTCGCACGAGCTGCGCACCCCGCTGGCCGCGGTGACGCCGGTGACCGACATGCTCGACGAGGACGCCGACCGGCTCCCCGACGACCTCGGCGCCGCGGCCCGCCTGGTCAGCCAGGAGATCCACAACCTGGGGCGGCTGGTCAACGACCTCATCGAGATCAGCCGCTTCGACTCCGGGACCGCGGCGCTCAGCGTGGACGAGGTGGACCTGGCCGACGTGGTCCGCGCGACGTTGCGGACGCGCGGGTGGGTCGACGTCGTGGAGGCCGACCTCGAGGCGGTCACCGCCGTGGTGGACCCGCGGCGGGTCGACGTCGTGGTGGCGAACCTGGTGGGCAACGCGCTGCGGCACGGCGCCGCGCCGGTTTCGGTGCGGCTGCACGGCGACCAGGACTGGGCCACCGTCGAGGTCCGCGACCACGGCCCCGGCCTGGACCCCGACGTGCTGCCGCACGTGTTCTCCCGCTTCTACAAGGCCGACACCGCCAGGACGCGGTCGGAGGGCAGCGGCCTCGGGCTGGCCATCGCGCGGGAGAACGCGGCGCTGCACCGCGACGGCGACCGCCGAGGGGACCTGACCGCGGACAACCACCCGGAGGGCGGTGCGGTGTTCACGCTGCGGCTGCCGCGTCGGGCGCGCGGCGGCGGAGGGGAGGACGCGTGA
- a CDS encoding 3-deoxy-7-phosphoheptulonate synthase, whose protein sequence is MAGPAVPLDLPAVADGPGWPDGVARVLGPLPTPAGLADRFPCDERLRRQVAAHRRAVRDVVEGADDRLLVVVGPCSVHDPDAALHYARELAAAAAEHERDLLVVLRAYLEKPRTSVGWKGLLHDPHLDGRGDLVAGLAIGREFLVRAATTGLPLAYEFVDPFLAPYVLDLVSWGALGARTVASQPHRQLASALPMPVGMKNAVTGDVDVAIAAVRAARVPHTFPGVAPSGAPSAVVGAGNPACHVVLRGGHRPNYDAGSVGATLDALTAAGVRTGVVVDASHGNSGKDHRRQPGVVEDLARQVAAGNRGLRGVMVESFLGAGKQDIAAVPLRYGVSVTDGCLDWPTTADCLRVLAEAARRRRGLSARGTGVGEPPSA, encoded by the coding sequence ATGGCTGGACCCGCGGTACCCCTCGACCTGCCCGCTGTCGCCGACGGACCCGGGTGGCCGGACGGCGTGGCGCGGGTGCTCGGGCCGCTGCCCACCCCCGCCGGACTCGCCGACCGGTTCCCGTGCGACGAGCGGCTGCGCCGCCAGGTGGCCGCGCACCGGCGGGCTGTGCGGGACGTCGTCGAGGGTGCCGACGACCGCCTGCTGGTCGTGGTCGGGCCGTGCTCGGTGCACGACCCGGACGCCGCGCTGCACTACGCGCGCGAGCTCGCCGCGGCGGCCGCCGAGCACGAGCGGGACCTGCTGGTGGTGCTGCGCGCGTACCTGGAGAAGCCGCGCACCTCGGTCGGCTGGAAGGGACTGCTGCACGACCCGCACCTGGACGGTCGCGGGGACCTGGTCGCCGGGTTGGCGATCGGTCGCGAGTTCCTGGTCCGCGCGGCGACCACCGGCCTGCCGCTGGCGTACGAGTTCGTCGACCCGTTCCTCGCGCCGTACGTGCTCGACCTGGTCTCGTGGGGCGCGCTCGGCGCGCGCACGGTGGCGTCCCAGCCGCACCGCCAGCTCGCCTCGGCGCTGCCGATGCCGGTGGGCATGAAGAACGCGGTGACCGGGGACGTCGACGTCGCGATCGCCGCGGTGCGTGCCGCGCGGGTGCCGCACACCTTCCCCGGGGTGGCGCCGAGCGGGGCTCCCTCCGCGGTCGTCGGCGCCGGCAACCCCGCCTGCCACGTGGTGCTCCGCGGCGGCCACCGGCCCAACTACGACGCAGGGTCCGTCGGGGCGACGCTCGACGCGCTCACCGCCGCGGGCGTGCGGACCGGCGTGGTCGTCGACGCCTCCCACGGCAACAGCGGGAAGGACCACCGGCGGCAGCCGGGCGTGGTCGAGGACCTGGCGAGGCAGGTCGCGGCCGGGAACCGCGGCCTGCGCGGGGTGATGGTCGAGTCCTTCCTGGGGGCGGGCAAGCAGGACATCGCGGCGGTGCCGCTGCGCTACGGCGTCAGCGTCACCGACGGGTGCCTGGACTGGCCCACGACCGCCGACTGCCTGCGCGTCCTCGCCGAGGCCGCGCGCCGCCGGAGGGGCCTGAGCGCGCGCGGAACCGGTGTGGGGGAGCCACCTTCGGCGTGA
- a CDS encoding universal stress protein encodes MRTVEPIIAGVDGSEHSAVALAWALGEAELRRAEVRVLVVNDNPTRDRVVEEAVADVVNRFRARRPTAGITATIARGRPAAELIRSSARAQLVVLGARGRGAAAGMLLGSVSTKVATHAHCPVVVVREHRERGPVLVGVDDTPHGQQVLRFAFEEAVARQAELVVARVWEAPGAEYSVVLAPPEELAEARSQAEFSLGMQLAGWHERYPDLQVRRHTPRGHPVETLSARARHAQLLVVGHRTRRGWFGKLLLGSVASGLLHRAHCPIAVIRSGVHVT; translated from the coding sequence GTGCGCACGGTGGAGCCCATCATCGCCGGTGTCGACGGGTCCGAGCACTCGGCCGTCGCGCTGGCCTGGGCGCTCGGCGAGGCCGAGCTCCGCCGGGCCGAGGTCCGCGTCCTCGTCGTCAACGACAACCCGACCCGGGACCGCGTGGTCGAGGAGGCGGTGGCGGACGTCGTCAACCGCTTCCGAGCGAGGAGACCGACGGCCGGGATCACCGCGACGATCGCGCGCGGTCGCCCGGCGGCCGAGCTGATCCGGAGCTCCGCTCGAGCGCAGCTCGTGGTGCTCGGAGCGCGCGGGCGGGGCGCGGCCGCGGGGATGCTGCTGGGCTCGGTCAGCACCAAGGTCGCCACCCACGCCCACTGCCCGGTCGTGGTCGTGCGGGAGCACCGGGAGCGAGGGCCGGTGCTGGTGGGCGTGGACGACACCCCGCACGGCCAGCAGGTCCTGCGGTTCGCCTTCGAGGAGGCGGTCGCGCGGCAGGCGGAACTCGTGGTGGCGCGGGTCTGGGAGGCGCCCGGCGCGGAGTACTCGGTCGTGCTGGCCCCGCCGGAGGAGCTGGCCGAGGCGCGCAGCCAGGCCGAGTTCAGCCTCGGCATGCAGCTCGCCGGGTGGCACGAGAGGTACCCGGACCTCCAGGTCCGCAGGCACACCCCGCGCGGCCACCCGGTCGAGACGTTGAGCGCGCGGGCGCGCCACGCGCAGCTGCTGGTCGTGGGGCACCGGACGCGACGCGGCTGGTTCGGCAAGCTGCTGCTGGGCTCGGTCGCCTCCGGGCTGCTGCACCGCGCCCACTGCCCGATCGCGGTGATCCGCAGCGGCGTCCACGTGACCTGA
- a CDS encoding sigma-54-dependent Fis family transcriptional regulator, with protein MNAGAAQVSGAMRAEIASSWRRAGMSGLRPDSGLDRLSIVEFDPDSRLRVAATPVLDALAERLIGTTLCVALADSACRIVDRRFTDLRTERALDRISAVPGAQFTEENVGTNALGTPLEVLRGVTVHGREHYVDALKKFSCYGHPIRNPVTRRIEGVLDITGVAPEANPLFAPLLQRAVEDIEQRLWEGARQSEKRLLQAFQQTARHRCRAVVAFGDELVLSNRAALDLLDPTDHAVLRDIASTAPSSGELARDLVLDSGAPVSLRALKVGGTSDGVLVELTPRSRTRIPRGRAAARSRSSTPDDRLAGLRTSREPVLITGEPGSGRTRAAMLVAGPRAEVLDAADVVVLGKRAWAERLDSVTAGALVVERIELLPGTLCARLVRRLAEGPRVVLTSAPEADLPDVVRSAAAICPARVDLPALRNRHDEFAGIARAVLTDLRPGADLRIAPSALEALIAQPWPGNVRELREVLRTIAERRTTGDITVQDLPAAYRSPGRAARLTGRERAERDAIVEALRITGGNKVHAAQHLGISRTTLYNRMRAFGLPR; from the coding sequence GTGAACGCAGGCGCTGCCCAGGTCAGCGGTGCGATGCGGGCCGAGATCGCCTCGTCCTGGCGGCGCGCCGGCATGAGCGGGTTGCGACCGGATTCGGGGCTGGACCGGCTGAGCATCGTCGAGTTCGACCCCGACAGCCGACTGCGGGTGGCGGCCACCCCGGTGCTGGACGCGCTCGCCGAGCGCCTGATCGGCACCACCCTCTGCGTCGCGCTCGCCGACAGCGCCTGCCGGATCGTGGACCGCAGGTTCACCGACCTGCGCACCGAGCGGGCGCTGGACCGGATCAGCGCGGTCCCCGGCGCGCAGTTCACCGAGGAGAACGTCGGCACCAACGCGCTGGGCACCCCGCTGGAGGTGCTGCGCGGTGTCACCGTGCACGGGCGGGAGCACTACGTCGACGCGCTGAAGAAGTTCAGCTGCTACGGCCACCCCATCCGCAACCCGGTGACCCGGCGCATCGAGGGCGTCCTGGACATCACCGGGGTGGCCCCGGAGGCCAACCCGCTGTTCGCGCCGCTGCTGCAACGCGCCGTGGAGGACATCGAGCAGCGCCTGTGGGAAGGCGCCCGGCAGTCCGAGAAGCGGCTGCTGCAAGCGTTCCAGCAGACCGCGCGGCACCGCTGCCGGGCGGTGGTCGCCTTCGGCGACGAGCTGGTGCTCAGCAACCGCGCCGCCCTCGACCTGCTGGACCCCACCGACCACGCCGTGCTGCGCGACATCGCCTCCACCGCCCCCTCGTCCGGGGAACTCGCACGGGACCTGGTGCTCGACTCCGGCGCGCCGGTCAGCCTGCGCGCGCTGAAGGTCGGCGGCACCTCGGACGGCGTGCTCGTCGAACTGACACCCCGCTCCCGCACGCGGATCCCGCGCGGCCGAGCGGCCGCGAGGTCACGATCGTCCACTCCGGACGATCGACTCGCGGGACTGCGCACCAGCCGCGAGCCGGTGCTCATCACCGGCGAACCCGGTTCCGGGCGCACCCGGGCGGCGATGCTCGTCGCCGGCCCCCGCGCGGAGGTCCTCGACGCCGCCGACGTGGTCGTGCTGGGGAAGCGGGCATGGGCCGAACGGCTCGACTCGGTGACGGCGGGCGCGCTGGTCGTCGAGCGGATCGAGCTGCTGCCCGGCACGTTGTGCGCGCGGCTGGTCCGACGGCTCGCGGAAGGTCCCCGCGTGGTGCTCACCTCGGCCCCGGAAGCGGACCTGCCCGACGTGGTGCGCAGCGCCGCCGCGATCTGCCCGGCCCGCGTCGACCTGCCCGCGCTGCGCAACCGCCACGACGAGTTCGCCGGGATCGCGCGGGCGGTGCTCACCGACCTCCGCCCCGGGGCCGACCTGCGGATCGCGCCCAGCGCGCTCGAAGCGCTCATCGCGCAACCGTGGCCGGGCAACGTGCGGGAGCTGCGGGAGGTGCTCCGCACGATCGCCGAGCGCCGCACCACCGGGGACATCACCGTCCAGGACCTCCCTGCCGCGTACCGCAGCCCCGGGCGGGCCGCCCGGCTGACCGGGCGGGAGCGCGCCGAGCGCGACGCCATCGTCGAAGCACTGCGGATCACGGGCGGCAACAAGGTGCACGCCGCGCAGCACCTGGGCATCAGCCGCACCACCCTGTACAACCGGATGCGCGCCTTCGGCCTGCCCCGCTGA